A window of Mucilaginibacter paludis DSM 18603 contains these coding sequences:
- a CDS encoding universal stress protein has protein sequence MKTLLLSTDFSNAANHAVKYGYQLAQNIRVNVVLCHVFMFPAEVPQGGVIVWPMDSYSDVLKDNEEQLQRLRDSLQTKDGDFKPAIKLINEIGLVAEVVKETSVSEKADMIVVGTHQDTFSAMFMGNHSKILIDHLYKPLLLVPPKAKLQLPHKIAFASDFKHPDQDLHFILLLMPFIRKLDAELFITHIEPTDRQDENQIWLTQFLKDVGHRSNYPKVFSRLITNDNRAMALEQLCSGPDTDLLVMVHRQHGFFQELFKGTYTKKTAKNTMVPLLVLHSAE, from the coding sequence ATGAAAACTTTACTCTTATCTACAGATTTTTCAAACGCAGCCAATCATGCTGTTAAATATGGTTATCAACTTGCGCAAAATATCAGGGTCAACGTTGTTTTATGTCACGTTTTTATGTTTCCTGCAGAGGTTCCGCAAGGCGGTGTCATCGTTTGGCCGATGGATAGTTACAGCGATGTGCTGAAAGACAATGAAGAGCAACTTCAACGCTTACGGGATAGCCTGCAGACGAAGGATGGTGATTTTAAACCTGCCATTAAGTTAATCAACGAAATTGGTCTGGTAGCTGAGGTAGTGAAGGAAACATCCGTGTCCGAAAAAGCGGATATGATCGTTGTTGGCACTCATCAGGATACCTTTAGTGCCATGTTTATGGGTAACCACAGTAAAATACTTATTGACCACCTGTATAAACCCTTGTTGCTGGTGCCCCCTAAAGCTAAACTTCAGTTGCCGCATAAAATCGCTTTCGCATCTGATTTTAAACATCCCGATCAGGACCTGCATTTCATTCTTTTGCTGATGCCATTCATCAGAAAGTTAGATGCTGAACTGTTTATCACTCACATCGAGCCTACGGACAGACAAGATGAAAACCAGATCTGGCTAACCCAATTTTTAAAAGATGTAGGGCACAGGTCGAATTATCCTAAGGTCTTTTCCCGGTTGATTACAAACGATAATCGGGCGATGGCCCTGGAGCAACTTTGTTCAGGACCTGATACCGACCTGCTGGTTATGGTGCACCGCCAGCACGGTTTTTTTCAGGAGTTGTTTAAAGGCACCTATACCAAAAAAACTGCTAAAAATACAATGGTGCCTTTACTTGTACTTCATTCAGCTGAATAA
- a CDS encoding response regulator — protein MPDLVICDIVMPELDGYGVLYLLNKNPKTQNIPFMFLTGKTEHFDMRKAMEMGADDYLTKPFDNLELLNAVESRLKNGRV, from the coding sequence TTGCCGGACCTGGTAATCTGTGATATTGTAATGCCCGAGTTGGATGGCTACGGCGTTTTGTACCTGTTGAACAAAAATCCCAAGACCCAAAATATACCCTTTATGTTTTTAACGGGTAAAACCGAACATTTTGATATGCGTAAGGCTATGGAAATGGGTGCCGACGATTATTTAACAAAGCCTTTTGATAATCTTGAACTATTGAACGCGGTAGAAAGCAGGTTAAAAAACGGGCGTGTATAG
- a CDS encoding IS4 family transposase, whose translation MSSELFEPTVLDGLARKTEAIQRKRKVGGKELLDMALFDGDQSFNGMSMQLMRRDGLDISKQALHQRHHSNMTKFVQAVFEQLIAVELPQEQTQGLEIRIKDSTRFALPEVIAETFPGTKGSGMKAGASVQFEFEIKSGKSDIKVTPANANDQGESHLDKASIQPGVLYMRDLGYTHLSYMNNINKVKAFFINKLCPKTTIYLLKDDQYQKLELSKLQGITGVFDQQVYIGADKMPVRIIIEPVSEELKARRIANTEKYNKKKGSTTSKGFKERAGFNFIVTNLVSEKYSAELIQKLYHLRWQIELVFKAWKSFLKIHTFPKGSSDRITSILYSKLIWAVLSWKICMAIGKIGQISVLKVHRLIASTKEELRAQLLGICSKWLALLEKLNLKHLSKEHRKHRLKIEEIVISI comes from the coding sequence ATGAGTTCGGAACTATTTGAACCAACGGTGTTAGATGGCCTGGCCCGTAAAACAGAGGCTATACAACGCAAACGAAAAGTGGGAGGCAAGGAACTATTGGATATGGCGTTATTTGATGGAGATCAATCGTTTAACGGCATGAGTATGCAGTTAATGCGGAGGGATGGGCTTGATATTTCGAAGCAGGCATTGCATCAAAGACATCACAGCAATATGACAAAGTTTGTACAAGCCGTTTTTGAGCAATTAATAGCAGTTGAGTTACCGCAAGAGCAAACACAGGGCTTGGAGATCCGTATCAAAGATTCTACCCGTTTCGCGTTGCCGGAAGTTATTGCAGAGACATTCCCCGGAACAAAAGGAAGTGGGATGAAAGCGGGAGCATCTGTACAATTTGAATTTGAAATCAAAAGTGGTAAAAGCGATATCAAAGTAACTCCGGCCAACGCAAATGACCAGGGTGAGAGTCATCTGGACAAGGCATCAATTCAGCCGGGGGTATTATATATGAGAGATCTGGGTTACACTCACTTGAGTTATATGAACAATATTAACAAAGTCAAAGCTTTCTTTATTAATAAATTATGTCCGAAAACAACGATTTATCTATTAAAGGACGACCAATACCAAAAGTTAGAGTTGTCGAAACTACAAGGCATAACCGGCGTATTTGATCAACAGGTATATATCGGAGCTGATAAGATGCCGGTAAGGATAATAATAGAACCGGTAAGTGAAGAGCTCAAGGCAAGGCGGATAGCCAATACTGAAAAGTACAATAAAAAGAAAGGCAGTACCACCAGTAAGGGATTCAAAGAGCGGGCAGGGTTTAACTTTATTGTTACCAACCTGGTGAGCGAAAAATATAGCGCTGAATTGATCCAAAAGTTATATCACCTGCGATGGCAGATAGAATTGGTTTTTAAAGCATGGAAGTCGTTTTTAAAGATACACACGTTCCCCAAAGGAAGTTCGGATCGTATAACCAGTATATTATACAGTAAGTTGATCTGGGCAGTTTTGAGTTGGAAAATATGCATGGCTATCGGTAAGATAGGTCAAATTAGTGTTTTAAAGGTGCATCGACTAATCGCTTCTACGAAAGAAGAATTGCGAGCGCAGCTTTTAGGGATATGCTCAAAGTGGTTAGCTCTGTTGGAGAAATTAAACTTAAAGCACCTTTCAAAAGAGCACAGAAAACATAGGTTAAAAATAGAAGAAATTGTAATAAGTATTTGA
- a CDS encoding Crp/Fnr family transcriptional regulator, with the protein MLDDLHALANQGDCLAELKRMMRLHSSRKFKKGHIIFNEGDTAQGLYLVTSGRIKTIKLDEGGRELMTGMYVPDDYLGVKAFLANGRYADTATTLEDSTLCFISKDVLEPLFNKQPDLFRSMIKLLTNDIEEKEDQLMHLAYHSVRKRKAESLLKLFKQQASENMGFEMTREDLAAMAAVATETVSRTLSDFRDEKLIEKQGSMIFILDAKRRAKMKN; encoded by the coding sequence TTGTTGGATGACTTACACGCGTTGGCTAACCAGGGCGACTGCCTGGCTGAACTTAAACGGATGATGCGGCTGCACAGCAGCCGTAAGTTTAAAAAAGGACATATCATTTTTAATGAAGGGGACACAGCACAAGGTTTATACTTGGTAACCAGCGGCAGGATTAAGACGATCAAACTTGACGAAGGCGGCCGGGAATTAATGACCGGGATGTATGTGCCCGATGATTATCTCGGTGTTAAAGCCTTTCTGGCCAACGGTCGTTACGCAGATACAGCTACCACGCTTGAGGATTCTACTTTATGCTTTATCTCTAAGGATGTACTTGAGCCTCTTTTCAACAAACAGCCTGATTTGTTCAGGAGTATGATCAAATTGTTGACTAACGACATAGAGGAAAAAGAAGATCAGCTCATGCATCTCGCCTATCATTCGGTACGGAAAAGGAAGGCTGAAAGTTTATTAAAGTTGTTTAAACAACAGGCGTCAGAAAACATGGGTTTTGAAATGACAAGGGAAGACCTGGCTGCCATGGCCGCCGTAGCCACCGAAACAGTCAGCCGTACCTTGTCTGATTTTAGAGATGAAAAACTGATTGAAAAACAGGGTAGTATGATATTTATATTAGATGCCAAACGCCGGGCAAAAATGAAGAACTGA